In Crinalium epipsammum PCC 9333, the genomic window AATTAATGTCACCCCTGGCTTAGAACGGCGTAGCATCGCAATATAGGGGCTAACCTTCTTCCCAGGTAACTGACCGCCTTCTCCTGGCTTCGCGCCTTGAGCCATTTTAATCTCAATTTGTTTAGCACTCATCAAGTATTCTGGCGTGACACCAAAACGACCTGATGCTACTTGCTTAATTGCACTAGAAGCAGTATCGCCATTTCGCAGCCCTTTCAAGTGAGGTAAAGTTGCAGAATTACCATTCTCATCAACATCATCCAACACCTTAAAGCGAACTGGATCTTCCCCACCTTCCCCAGAATTAGATCTACCACCAATTCGGTTCATCGCGATCGCTAATACCTCATGCGCCTCCCGTGATAGCGCACCTAAAGACATCCCACCAGTACAGAATCGCTTCACAATATCCGCAACCGATTCTACTTCCTCAAGTGGTACAGCAGAGCGATCGCTCTTAAAATCCAACAAATCTCGCAGCGCTGTAACTGGACGACCTGCCAAATGTTGCTTATAAACCTCATAGTGGTCATATTCAGACTTCGCCACCGCCTTATGCAATGCTTTCGCCAGTTCAGGGCTATTCATGTGATACTCGCCACCAGGACGGTACTGCACAAAGCCCAAGTTTTCCAACTTCTTAATATTGATTTCAGGGAAAGCACGTTGATGAACTGAAATCACCTCAGTAGCTAAATCCTCTAAACTTAAGCCACCCAAGCGCGAAGCCGTACCTTGAAAGCCCAAAGCTAACAAATCTCCACCAATACCAATCGCCTCAAAAATTTGCGCCGCTTGGTAAGAAGATAATAGAGAAATTCCCATCTTTGAGAGGATTTTTAACAAACCTTCCTCTACAGCTTTGCGGTAATTAGCCTGAGCATTTTCTACCGTCAAAGCAGGAATCTTACCCCGTTCCATCATCGCCTGAGTCTTAGAATCAGACCACCAATGGCGCACACTTTCCAGTGCTAAATATGGACAAACCGCAGACGCACCATAGCCAATTAAACAAGCAAAATGGTGAGTACTCCAGCATTGAGCAGTATCCACAACTAAAGAAGCCTTGCAGCGTAATCCTTGCTTAATCAAGTGGTGGTGAACAGCACCCACTGCGAGTAATGGCGGAATATAGCTTAATTCAGCATTTATAGCATCTACGCGATCGCTCAGAATCAAAACTTTCTTCCCAGCATTTACCGCCTCAACCGCTTCCTGACACAAACGACTTACTGCTGCTTCTAACCCCTTCGGACCTTGTGCTATTTCAAACAACGTAGACAAATACGCCGTCTCAAAACCCAACTCCTGAATCTTGGCTAACTCCCCATCATTCAGAACAGGCGTTTCCAACTTCAGCAACCGCGCGTACTCAGGCTTTGCTTCCAGCAAATTACCACGTTCACCCAACTCCATACTCAAAGACATCACCAACTTTTCCCGCAACGGGTCAATCGGTGGATTAGTCACCTGAGCAAAACGCTGTTTGAAGTAGTCATATAAAATATGGGGCTTTTCCGACAACACCGCCAAAGGAATATCATCACCCATACAGAAAGTTGGTTCCTTACCTTGAACCGCCATTTCCTGAATAATCATATCCACATCTTCAGACGTATAGCCAAAAGCACTTTGTTGGCGCAGTAAACTTACCGTATCCAACTGTTTAGCATCAGGAAAAAGTTGATTTTCTAGATTTTGGCGATACTCTTGCAGCCAAGCGCCATAAGGATTTCCGTTAGCTACACGCTGCTTAATTTCCCAATTCTTCAAAACTTCATGGCTTTCCAAGTCCACAGCAATCATTTGCCCTGGTCCCAACCTGCCCTTTTCCAAAATCTCAGATTCCGGCAAATCCACCACACCAGCTTCCGAACCTACTACCACATAACCATCTTTAGTAATGCAATAACGCGCAGGTCGCAAACCATTACGGTCAAGACTCGCCCCTACCTTCTTCCCATCACTAAACACCAGTAAAGCGGGACCATCCCAAGCCTCTTGAATACCGCTATAGTATTCATAAAAATCCACAATTTCGGGATGATTTACTAAATCCGGCTGATTCTTATAAGCTTCTGGAACCATAATCATGATTGATTCCAGTGGGCTACGTCCAGAACGCACCAGTAACTCAAATACATTATCTAGCGTCGCTGAATCACTATTATCAGGATTCAAAATTGGCTTCAATTGATTTAACCGACCATCCCAAGAAGGATGATCTAAATCAGCCTCCCGTGCCATCATCCAGTTAATATTGCCCAACAGTGTATTAATCTCACCGTTATGTCCCAACAAACGCATCGGTTGAGCTAAGGGCCACTTCGGCAGCGTATTTGTACTAAAACGACGGTGATATATCCCAAATGCACTCTGATAAGCGGGATTTTTTAAATCTGTATAAAAATCTCCCAGCACTACAGAACGCACCATGCCCTTATAAATAATAGTGCGATTAGAAAACGAGCAAATATAGAAATCGTCAGACCGCTTAAAATTGAGATTTTTTTCCGCCTCTAACGCTTTGCTAATGCGACAACGCACCGCATACAAATGTCGCTCTAGTTCATCACCTGTTTTATCAGGGGAAACCACCAATAGCTGTTCAATTTTCGGCTGATTTTCTAGCGCTTGGACACCCAAAATTTCTGGCTTTACTGGTACTTCTCGCCAACCAAGCAACTGTAAATTTTCAGAAGCCAAAACTTCCTCAACAATGCGCCGAGTAGTACTTTGAAGAGAAGCATCTGGAGGTGAAAACACCATTCCTACCCCGATTTTATCGGTTGCAGGCATACTCAAATTTTTCTGCTCAAACCATTGACTCAACAATTCCCAAGGAATAGCCGTCATCAACCCCGCGCCATCCCCAGAATCTTGGTCAGCACTACAACCGCCTCGGTGTTCCATACACGACAAAGCCGACAAAGCCTGTTCAATCAGCTTATGCGTAGCCACACCCGCACAAGAAGCAATAAAGCCAACGCCGCAAGCATCCCTCTCCTCCACCAGCCATCGTTGACCACCATAAGGTGCTTCGCTCTGATTTAATAGATTCTGTTGTGTATTATTGTTCAGACTCCCGTTATTCATTGATTTGTCCCTGTGATTTGGTAAAAATTTACTGGTTGTAAGGTTGTTTACTCTGCCGCGGCTTGACAAATAGCTTCGACAAGCTCACTTATTTATTGGATAAGCGTTAACCATTAGACATTTGAGCAAAAATCAGTTATTACATCTGTGTTTATCTGTGTGCATCTGTGGTTAATTATCTAAAATTTGACTAAGGCTACGAGGTTTATTCTGTAATTAATTCCTTAATCTCCTAGCCTACTTTTCATCAATGACAGACAATTTTAGGCGATAGAAATCTTTCAAAAAAAACTTAAGCTTTACCAGTCGATATACTCTGAGACTGGCGCTTTAAATTTAACTACTGCTCGGATAACTAGATCTGACATAGACGCGGGCGCATTCCTAAGTCTAAATACTTTAACAATTTTTTTAGAGAGACAAAAATCAGCCCTAGCAACCACTAATTTTGGTAACAAGAGCCTTGACACTCTCCCGTCAAGCTAACGCTGTCTTGGGGTATCTTCTTGCAAAAGACAGATAACTAAAGATGGTACTTTAAAGAAAGTCTGAAAATCCCCAGTCAAATTTTGATATTCTGTCAGAGTAACAGAACAGCAATAAGCAATATTATAAGAAAGATTTAAATCTGGCAATCCCTAAATTTTTACTTTTCCCTCTGGAACTTGTATTTAAAAAAGCTGTCTTAGGTCTGTAATATCTGATCGGGATATCAACCCTAAAACCCAAGGAATAATCTTGATCATATCGGTACTAAATACCAGTATATACGATAAAAGTCAAGCTCCTTACTAAATTTTAGTTACTCTTACTTCAATTATCAAGGCATAAATGACAAATTGGCGCACATAAAGTCATCATTTATTGATATTTTGGTACTTAGTTGGATAATTGAGTTATTTCTACAGACTACGACATAAATTAAAATTTCTAGTAGATGATGGTAAAAATGATTTTTAAGACGAAAACGAGTTGCGGTCAAGTTAGAATTAAATCATTAAGCTACTTAAAAAAGCTTTCTCTCAATTACTTCAGTTTAACATTGCTTTTCTTAGCAAGCGCACAAGTTGGTCAAACACAACAAGTATCCGAAAATCTTTCTTCAAATGTTGCTTTATCGTCCTCAATCACTAGCAATTCACCAACATTAAATCCTCAACAGCTTGCCGCAACATTACCGCAATTAGTAAAACAAGGAACTCAGATTTCCTTGAACGGTAGAACATTACCCATCGCTTGGAGTCAATGGAAGAGTGGTAAATCAACTCGGACAGGTATCAGCGATACAGGGTTGATGCAAGCAACGGGAGTGGAATTGTTAAATACTAATAATTCTAATAAACAGCCTGTAGTGTGGTTTTCTAAATCCCAAAAGCCATTATCGCTAGATGCTAAATTAGTGGGTAGCTATCGCTATCTAGATATTACCAATTTTAGCAAAACTGCTGGCTGGCAACTTCAAATTGAGAACAATATCCTCAAAATTTCCTCACCGTCTGCCAGTATCAAAAATATTCAACAAGAAAGCCAACCATTGCAGACAAAAGACGGTATATCAATATCTCCACAGCGTATTATTGTTGAATTAGATAAACCGACTCCTTGGCAAGTTAGCCAAAATCGTAATGAAGGAATAATTACGATTGAAGGAATAGCTGAACCAGAACTGATACAGCGTTATACTCCTCCTGTTGTAACCCCTCCAACTCAAAACCCAACTTTACCTGATGAAGGCTCAGGAAATAATTTAAACTTAAATCCTGTGCCTGTGTTACCTTTTCCCCCGACATCTATCCCTGTACCAACGCCTCAACCACAAGATACCTCCCAAATCAAACTTGAAAGCTCTCAAAACCAAACTACAATTAAAGTAAACGTTCCTACTGGTTGGCGTTTACGCGCCTCAACTATATCTAACCCGAATCGCTTAGTAATAGATATTGCACCAGATGCGCTTGTAGAGCGAAATATTCTGTGGTCACCAGGAGTGCGTTGGCAACAAAAGTTAGTAAATCTTGGAGCAGACCGTTTTCCGATAGTATGGCTAGAAGTTGACCCAAAACAACGCGGGTTAACCCTTAAACCAATTTGGAGTAATTCCAATACTTTAGTTGGTACTGCTCCATTGTTAAAAATAGCGCCATTATCGCAAGCATCTGCGGCAGTTAATGCTGGCTTTTTTAATCGTAAGCAATTAGTACCTTTAGGGGCAATCCGTCAAGATAACCGATGGGTATCTAGCCCAATTTTAAATCGGGGTGCGATCGCATGGAACAATAACGGCAATATTAAAATAGGTCGTCTCACCCTTGATGAAACCATAACTACATCCACAGGCGAAAATCTCCCCATATTTGGTCTTAACAGTGGCTACGTCCAAGCTGGAATTGCCCGTTACACTCCTACATGGGGAACCACCTACACCCCCCTAACAGATAATGAAATACTTGTAGTTGTTCAAAACAACCAAGTCGCCAATTTAGTTATGGGAGGAAAATCTGGTCAAACTCCATTTCCCATACCATCTGACGGATACTTGCTGACAATCAGAGCAAAACCAGAATTAGCTGATGTATTTACAGTCGATAAGGTTCTCCGCATCAACAGTAGTACGAACCCAGTGGAATTTAGTCAATACTCTAATGTAGTAGGAGCAGGTCCAGTATTAATTCAAAATCGCCAAATTGTTCTAGATGCCAAAGCAGAAAAATTCAGCGATGCCTTTATAGCTGAAGCAGCAATTCGGACTGCGATCGCTACTACACCATCTGGTAAAATCATCATAGCTGCTGTTCATAACCGTGCAGGGGGTGCTGGTCCCACCCTGGCAGAATTTGCCCAACTCATGCAACAAATGGGAGTTGTAGATGCCCTCAACCTCGACGGTGGTAGCTCTACCAGCCTTTATTTAGGGGGACAACTAATTAATCGCTCTCCTGCTACCGCAGCCCGTGTTCACAACGGCATTGGTATCTTCTTGAATACTCCCTAGTACACCATATTCTGCAAAATCATTAGTAAAGAATCTTATAAATAGCTCCACTTTAAAAAAGATAAAATGCCAATCTCCCCCTCCCCTTATTAAGGGGAGGGGGTTGGGGGTGGGGTATTGCCTTTAACTCGCGTTGACCTACTTATCAACCCCAACCCTAATTTCAAGTTTTGCAAACATAGCTAACACCTACCACAGATAATTTGCTATGTTTGGCTAAGGTTATTATTCCTCATAATTTTTTATAGCGCCATAGTAACCTTTAGTTAATAATATTTACACGCTCAATTATTTAATTTTTATTGAATAAAATGACTCAAACCAAAAAAATTGATCAAGTATCGGAAAAATTATTACCTACATCAATTCCAAGTAACGTAGTTGCTGCTACAGAACTAAGACCTTGGGGTTCTTTCACGATTTTAGAAGAAGGAAATGGCTATAAAATTAAGCGAATTGAAGTCAAGCCTGGACATCGCCTCAGTCTGCAAATGCACCACCATAGAAGTGAACACTGGATTGTAGTTTGTGGAACAGCAAAAGTTACTTGTGGCGATCAAGAATTAGTTCTCAGTAACAATCAGTCTACTTACGTTCCTCAATGCACAACTCACCGTCTAGAAAATCCAGGCGTAATTCCTTTAGTTTTGATTGAAGTGCAAAACGGGGAATATTTGGGAGAAGATGATATTGTACGTTTTCAAGATGATTACTCTCGTAACAATTAACAATTAACAATTAACAATTAATCCCTAAATAAAGTTTTGGCTAGAGATAATTAAGGATTATTTTGATTTTCCATAACGCATATTGCTTATAAAAGCATAATTCGCACGCTATCATAGGTAATCGCGCTTAGGAGTATGAGTTGATAGTTAAACTTGAGATAGCTGATGATTAATTTGAGTAAAGCTGCCATTAGTGAAATTCAAAGAATGCGATCGCACCAAAAAAAATCCG contains:
- the gltB gene encoding glutamate synthase large subunit is translated as MNNGSLNNNTQQNLLNQSEAPYGGQRWLVEERDACGVGFIASCAGVATHKLIEQALSALSCMEHRGGCSADQDSGDGAGLMTAIPWELLSQWFEQKNLSMPATDKIGVGMVFSPPDASLQSTTRRIVEEVLASENLQLLGWREVPVKPEILGVQALENQPKIEQLLVVSPDKTGDELERHLYAVRCRISKALEAEKNLNFKRSDDFYICSFSNRTIIYKGMVRSVVLGDFYTDLKNPAYQSAFGIYHRRFSTNTLPKWPLAQPMRLLGHNGEINTLLGNINWMMAREADLDHPSWDGRLNQLKPILNPDNSDSATLDNVFELLVRSGRSPLESIMIMVPEAYKNQPDLVNHPEIVDFYEYYSGIQEAWDGPALLVFSDGKKVGASLDRNGLRPARYCITKDGYVVVGSEAGVVDLPESEILEKGRLGPGQMIAVDLESHEVLKNWEIKQRVANGNPYGAWLQEYRQNLENQLFPDAKQLDTVSLLRQQSAFGYTSEDVDMIIQEMAVQGKEPTFCMGDDIPLAVLSEKPHILYDYFKQRFAQVTNPPIDPLREKLVMSLSMELGERGNLLEAKPEYARLLKLETPVLNDGELAKIQELGFETAYLSTLFEIAQGPKGLEAAVSRLCQEAVEAVNAGKKVLILSDRVDAINAELSYIPPLLAVGAVHHHLIKQGLRCKASLVVDTAQCWSTHHFACLIGYGASAVCPYLALESVRHWWSDSKTQAMMERGKIPALTVENAQANYRKAVEEGLLKILSKMGISLLSSYQAAQIFEAIGIGGDLLALGFQGTASRLGGLSLEDLATEVISVHQRAFPEINIKKLENLGFVQYRPGGEYHMNSPELAKALHKAVAKSEYDHYEVYKQHLAGRPVTALRDLLDFKSDRSAVPLEEVESVADIVKRFCTGGMSLGALSREAHEVLAIAMNRIGGRSNSGEGGEDPVRFKVLDDVDENGNSATLPHLKGLRNGDTASSAIKQVASGRFGVTPEYLMSAKQIEIKMAQGAKPGEGGQLPGKKVSPYIAMLRRSKPGVTLISPPPHHDIYSIEDLAQLIYDLHQINPKAQVSVKLVAEVGIGTIAAGVAKANADIIQVSGHDGGTGASPLSSIKHAGSPWELGLTEVHRVLMENNLRDRVILRVDGGLKSGWDVLIGALMGAEEFGFGSIAMIAEGCIMARICHTNNCPVGIASQREDLRKRFSGIPENVVNFFYFVAEEVRSLLAHLGYRSLNEIVGRADLLTVREDKQLAKTQSLNLDCITKLPDTRGDRSWLNHETVHSNGAVLDDQILNDPQIQAAIREHGSVAKTVAIVNTDRSVGARVAGAIASVHGNSGFEGQIILNFTGSAGQSFGAFNLPGMTLNLEGEANDYVGKGMHGGEIIIKPPADATYQASDQVIVGNTCLYGATGGTLFANGKAGERFAVRNSKGQAVIEGAGDHCCEYMTGGVIVVLGHVGRNVGAGMTGGLAYFLDEDDSFAAKVNPEIVKIQRVTAPVGEQQLKELIATHAEHSGSEKAKMILDNWAEYLPKFWQVVPPSEADSPEANADVADELVAVKA
- a CDS encoding phosphodiester glycosidase family protein; protein product: MVKMIFKTKTSCGQVRIKSLSYLKKLSLNYFSLTLLFLASAQVGQTQQVSENLSSNVALSSSITSNSPTLNPQQLAATLPQLVKQGTQISLNGRTLPIAWSQWKSGKSTRTGISDTGLMQATGVELLNTNNSNKQPVVWFSKSQKPLSLDAKLVGSYRYLDITNFSKTAGWQLQIENNILKISSPSASIKNIQQESQPLQTKDGISISPQRIIVELDKPTPWQVSQNRNEGIITIEGIAEPELIQRYTPPVVTPPTQNPTLPDEGSGNNLNLNPVPVLPFPPTSIPVPTPQPQDTSQIKLESSQNQTTIKVNVPTGWRLRASTISNPNRLVIDIAPDALVERNILWSPGVRWQQKLVNLGADRFPIVWLEVDPKQRGLTLKPIWSNSNTLVGTAPLLKIAPLSQASAAVNAGFFNRKQLVPLGAIRQDNRWVSSPILNRGAIAWNNNGNIKIGRLTLDETITTSTGENLPIFGLNSGYVQAGIARYTPTWGTTYTPLTDNEILVVVQNNQVANLVMGGKSGQTPFPIPSDGYLLTIRAKPELADVFTVDKVLRINSSTNPVEFSQYSNVVGAGPVLIQNRQIVLDAKAEKFSDAFIAEAAIRTAIATTPSGKIIIAAVHNRAGGAGPTLAEFAQLMQQMGVVDALNLDGGSSTSLYLGGQLINRSPATAARVHNGIGIFLNTP
- a CDS encoding phosphomannose isomerase type II C-terminal cupin domain, translated to MTQTKKIDQVSEKLLPTSIPSNVVAATELRPWGSFTILEEGNGYKIKRIEVKPGHRLSLQMHHHRSEHWIVVCGTAKVTCGDQELVLSNNQSTYVPQCTTHRLENPGVIPLVLIEVQNGEYLGEDDIVRFQDDYSRNN